One stretch of Saccharopolyspora erythraea DNA includes these proteins:
- a CDS encoding precorrin-8X methylmutase — translation MPDYVREGAEIYRRSFATIRAEAELGGLPPEVAGVAVRMIHACGMVDLVDDLAWSPNAVTGARAALRAGAPVFCDAAMVAAGVTRRRLPADNAIICTLGDERVPELARELGTTRSAAAMELWRDDLEGSVVAIGNAPTALFRLLEMIEEGAPRPAAVLGLPVGFVGAVESKQALADHPSGLEHLVVHGRRGGSAMAVAAINAIASEEE, via the coding sequence GTGCCCGACTACGTGCGGGAGGGCGCGGAGATCTACCGGCGGTCCTTCGCCACCATCCGCGCCGAGGCCGAGCTCGGCGGGCTGCCGCCGGAGGTCGCCGGGGTGGCGGTGCGGATGATCCACGCCTGCGGCATGGTCGACCTGGTCGACGACCTCGCCTGGTCGCCGAACGCGGTCACCGGTGCGCGGGCCGCGTTGCGGGCCGGTGCGCCGGTGTTCTGCGACGCCGCGATGGTCGCGGCCGGGGTGACGAGGCGCAGGCTGCCCGCCGACAACGCGATCATCTGCACGCTGGGCGACGAACGCGTGCCGGAGCTGGCCCGCGAGCTGGGCACCACCCGCAGCGCGGCGGCCATGGAGCTCTGGCGCGACGACCTGGAGGGCTCGGTCGTGGCGATCGGCAACGCCCCGACGGCGCTGTTCCGGCTGCTGGAGATGATCGAGGAAGGTGCGCCCAGGCCCGCCGCGGTGCTCGGGCTGCCGGTCGGGTTCGTCGGCGCGGTGGAGTCCAAGCAGGCGCTCGCCGACCACCCCAGCGGCCTGGAGCACCTGGTCGTGCACGGCCGCCGGGGCGGCAGCGCCATGGCGGTGGCCGCCATCAACGCGATCGCGAGCGAGGAAGAGTGA
- a CDS encoding precorrin-2 C(20)-methyltransferase, whose product MSSGNVVEHKGTLYGVGLGPGDPELVTVKAARLIESAEVVAYHCARHGRSIARSVAEPYLRPSQIEERLVYPVTTETTDHPGGYQGAIDEFYERAAARLAEHLDAGRDVVLLAEGDPLFYGSYMHMHKRLAGRFEAHVVPGVTSVSAASAVLGSPLAERDEVLTVLPGTLAPEVLAERLVSTDAAAVLKLGRTFDGVRQALEDAGRLDQAWYVERATTEKQRVEPLAEVDPESVPYFSLALLPSPVNAGGPFHAAAQATDAQEHGEVVVVGLGPAGREWTTPEALAALAEADDLVGYGPYLARLPDNPRQRKHASDNRVESERAEFALELARRGARVAVVSSGDPGVFAMASAVLEVAAEKGDVPVRVLPGLTAAQAVASRVGAPLGHDFCVLSLSDRLKPWEVIVDRLRAVAAADLVIAVYNPASRSRTWQVGAARDVLLEHRSPDTPVVIGRDVGGPEESVRVVRLADLDQSDVDMRCLLLVGSSTTRIAPGADGRDVVFTPRRYPV is encoded by the coding sequence GTGAGCAGCGGGAACGTCGTGGAGCACAAGGGCACCCTCTACGGGGTCGGGCTCGGCCCCGGGGACCCGGAGCTGGTGACGGTCAAGGCCGCCCGGCTCATCGAGAGCGCCGAGGTGGTCGCCTACCACTGCGCCCGGCACGGCCGCAGCATCGCGCGGTCGGTCGCCGAGCCGTACCTGCGGCCCAGCCAGATCGAGGAGCGGCTGGTCTACCCGGTCACCACCGAGACCACCGACCACCCCGGCGGCTACCAGGGCGCGATCGACGAGTTCTACGAGCGCGCCGCCGCGCGGCTGGCCGAGCACCTCGACGCGGGCCGCGACGTCGTCCTGCTCGCCGAGGGCGACCCGCTGTTCTACGGCTCCTACATGCACATGCACAAGCGGCTCGCCGGGCGGTTCGAGGCCCACGTGGTGCCCGGGGTGACCTCGGTGAGCGCGGCGTCGGCGGTGCTGGGCAGCCCGCTGGCCGAGCGCGACGAGGTGCTCACGGTGCTGCCGGGCACGCTGGCGCCGGAGGTGCTGGCCGAGCGGCTGGTGAGCACCGACGCGGCCGCCGTGCTCAAGCTGGGCCGCACCTTCGACGGCGTCCGGCAGGCGCTGGAGGACGCCGGACGCCTGGACCAGGCGTGGTACGTCGAGCGGGCGACCACCGAGAAGCAGCGCGTCGAGCCGCTGGCCGAGGTCGACCCGGAGAGCGTGCCGTACTTCTCGCTGGCCCTGCTGCCGAGCCCGGTCAACGCAGGCGGACCGTTCCACGCGGCCGCCCAGGCAACCGACGCCCAAGAGCATGGCGAGGTCGTCGTGGTCGGTCTCGGTCCGGCGGGCCGGGAGTGGACCACGCCGGAGGCGCTGGCCGCCCTGGCCGAGGCCGACGACCTGGTCGGCTACGGCCCGTACCTGGCCCGGCTGCCCGACAACCCGCGCCAGCGCAAACACGCCTCGGACAACCGCGTCGAGTCCGAGCGCGCCGAGTTCGCCCTCGAACTCGCCCGCCGCGGCGCCCGGGTGGCGGTGGTGTCCTCCGGCGACCCGGGGGTGTTCGCGATGGCCAGCGCGGTGCTGGAGGTCGCGGCGGAGAAGGGCGACGTGCCGGTGCGGGTGCTGCCGGGGCTGACCGCCGCGCAGGCGGTGGCCAGCCGGGTCGGGGCGCCGCTCGGCCACGACTTCTGCGTGCTGTCGCTGTCGGACCGGCTCAAGCCGTGGGAGGTGATCGTCGACCGGCTGCGCGCGGTGGCCGCCGCCGACCTGGTGATCGCCGTCTACAACCCGGCCTCGCGCAGCCGCACCTGGCAGGTCGGCGCGGCGCGGGACGTGCTGCTGGAGCACCGCTCGCCCGACACGCCGGTGGTCATCGGCCGCGACGTGGGCGGCCCGGAGGAGAGCGTCCGGGTGGTGCGCCTGGCCGACCTGGACCAGTCCGATGTGGACATGCGTTGCCTGCTGCTGGTCGGTTCCTCGACGACGCGGATCGCGCCGGGTGCCGACGGCCGCGACGTGGTGTTCACCCCGCGCCGCTACCCGGTGTGA